One window of Thermocoleostomius sinensis A174 genomic DNA carries:
- a CDS encoding TMEM175 family protein, with protein sequence MNQPSTDNQAVSGQAPQTMLMHLGRVADVLFALAMAQNFLILQEPEAARSLANQEIINFLWSQLQPLSAYAVAFIVVGFYWFEHTKRFKFYKRENELHIWLQLLYLMGMFLIPYSNTLTMYFSENTIVKIWFSINTAFIGFLAAISWLYATQNHRLIDSSLDQKTINSIFYYALIEPIFSFLTIGVVFINPSWWDYIWFLLPIPYILIDKFIQPN encoded by the coding sequence ATGAATCAACCTTCGACAGATAATCAGGCGGTTTCAGGTCAAGCGCCCCAAACCATGCTAATGCACCTTGGACGAGTAGCTGATGTTTTATTTGCACTGGCCATGGCCCAAAATTTCTTAATTTTGCAGGAACCTGAAGCGGCTCGATCGCTTGCCAATCAAGAAATTATTAATTTTCTATGGTCTCAATTACAACCACTTAGCGCGTATGCTGTCGCCTTCATTGTGGTGGGCTTCTACTGGTTTGAGCACACTAAACGTTTCAAATTTTACAAACGAGAGAATGAGCTACATATTTGGTTGCAATTACTATATTTGATGGGGATGTTTCTAATTCCGTATTCCAATACGCTTACAATGTATTTTTCTGAAAATACGATCGTCAAAATATGGTTTAGCATCAATACCGCATTCATTGGATTTCTAGCTGCGATCAGTTGGCTCTACGCTACGCAAAATCATCGCCTAATTGATTCAAGCTTAGATCAAAAAACAATCAACTCTATTTTCTATTACGCTTTGATCGAACCTATTTTCTCATTTTTAACAATTGGCGTAGTATTCATTAACCCTTCCTGGTGGGATTATATTTGGTTTCTACTGCCAATTCCTTACATTTTAATTGATAAATTCATTCAGCCTAACTAA
- a CDS encoding DUF2834 domain-containing protein — translation MLVIVYWALCIVGTTLPYTQLIPFLLEHGFDSHLFLEQLFANRISSFFGVDLIVTSIVLWVFILSEGKRLKINHLWLYLVSHLLVGVSLALPLFLLMRQRQLDACNQVTI, via the coding sequence ATGCTAGTGATTGTGTATTGGGCGCTTTGCATTGTGGGAACTACGTTGCCGTATACGCAACTCATTCCTTTTCTTCTAGAACATGGTTTTGATAGTCATTTGTTCTTAGAACAATTGTTTGCTAACCGAATTTCTAGTTTTTTTGGTGTGGATTTGATTGTTACATCAATCGTGCTTTGGGTATTTATCCTTTCTGAAGGAAAGCGGTTAAAGATAAATCACTTATGGCTGTATCTTGTCAGTCACTTACTGGTTGGAGTTTCTCTTGCACTACCATTATTTTTGCTGATGCGACAACGTCAACTAGATGCTTGCAATCAAGTCACTATTTGA
- a CDS encoding TetR/AcrR family transcriptional regulator, whose amino-acid sequence MSKSTKSGIGRPRSIEADQAILQATLSLLAEVGYQSMSIEAIAARAGVGKATIYRRYSSKEELVADALESQFGEEEPIPDTGNFWQDLEAVIGNVIEATLTDLGRQTIALIISTASSSPQFAQIYYAKYIAPHRDALAVLFDRATQRGEIERSIDAEFFVDLVASSILYAIMFKPTLSTIESHIRRVVNLAIQGQDTAEEPRSRVEE is encoded by the coding sequence ATGAGCAAATCAACAAAAAGTGGAATCGGTCGTCCTCGCAGCATTGAAGCAGACCAAGCGATCCTGCAAGCAACATTAAGTCTGTTAGCCGAAGTTGGCTATCAGTCTATGAGCATAGAAGCGATCGCCGCTCGAGCTGGTGTAGGAAAAGCAACCATTTATCGGCGCTATTCTTCCAAAGAAGAACTAGTGGCCGACGCCCTTGAAAGTCAATTTGGTGAGGAAGAACCAATCCCTGATACAGGCAACTTTTGGCAGGATCTAGAAGCGGTGATTGGAAACGTTATTGAAGCCACGCTCACCGATTTGGGGCGTCAAACTATCGCTTTGATCATTAGTACAGCCTCCAGCAGCCCTCAGTTTGCCCAAATTTACTATGCGAAATACATTGCTCCTCATCGCGACGCTCTAGCCGTACTATTCGATCGCGCTACGCAACGGGGAGAAATTGAGCGGTCAATTGACGCTGAATTCTTTGTGGATTTAGTTGCCAGCTCTATCCTTTATGCCATTATGTTTAAGCCCACCCTTAGCACCATAGAGTCCCATATTCGCCGAGTCGTGAATTTAGCAATTCAGGGACAAGATACAGCAGAAGAACCAAGGAGCCGAGTAGAGGAGTGA
- a CDS encoding 6-carboxytetrahydropterin synthase: MKCIINRRAQFSASHRYWLPELSDEENDRRFGLTAKAPGHGHNYVLYVSMEGELDRYGMVLNLSDVKQVIKREVISQLNFSYLNEAWSEFRETLPTTENIARVIWHRLADHLPLVRIQLVEHPELWADYEGNGMEAYLTISTHFSAAHRLALPYLTLEQNSEIYGKCARVHGHGHNYHLEVTIKGEIDPRTGMIADLDEFEKAVNEYVVEPFDHTFLNKDIPYFAEVVPTAENIAVHIRDRLKQPIQNIGAKLYKVKLIESPNNSCEVYCTDEEQPSQQQRSQEPVLTQA; this comes from the coding sequence ATGAAGTGCATCATTAATCGACGAGCACAATTCTCTGCTAGTCATCGCTATTGGCTGCCGGAATTGAGTGATGAGGAAAACGATCGCCGCTTTGGGTTGACCGCAAAAGCGCCTGGGCATGGGCACAACTACGTGCTATATGTCTCGATGGAAGGAGAACTAGATAGATACGGCATGGTGCTGAATCTGTCAGATGTGAAGCAGGTGATTAAGCGCGAAGTGATCAGCCAGCTTAATTTCTCCTATTTAAATGAGGCATGGTCAGAGTTTCGCGAAACGTTACCCACAACTGAAAATATCGCTAGAGTAATTTGGCATCGGTTGGCAGATCATCTGCCGTTAGTCCGCATTCAACTCGTTGAACATCCTGAACTTTGGGCAGACTACGAAGGAAACGGTATGGAAGCTTATCTCACGATCAGTACTCACTTTAGCGCGGCACATCGACTGGCGTTGCCCTATTTAACCTTGGAGCAAAATAGTGAGATCTATGGTAAGTGCGCTCGTGTGCACGGACATGGACATAACTATCATCTAGAAGTAACAATCAAAGGAGAAATCGATCCCCGAACTGGCATGATTGCCGATCTTGATGAATTTGAAAAGGCTGTTAACGAATATGTAGTAGAACCATTCGATCACACCTTTTTGAACAAAGATATTCCCTATTTTGCGGAAGTTGTGCCAACAGCAGAGAATATTGCTGTGCATATTCGCGATCGATTGAAACAACCAATTCAGAACATTGGCGCAAAACTTTATAAAGTAAAGCTGATCGAAAGCCCCAACAATTCTTGCGAAGTGTATTGTACTGATGAAGAGCAACCGTCTCAACAGCAGCGATCGCAGGAACCAGTCCTCACTCAAGCGTGA
- the cobS gene encoding adenosylcobinamide-GDP ribazoletransferase, whose amino-acid sequence MMIWSRFVAAIVFYTAIPLSMAENGEFQTVSKLAPIVGLMIGGVLGGLDQGLAVMGMPLFTRSAVVVVSWIVLTGGLHLDGAMDTADGLAVTNPDRRLQVMSDSATGAFGAMAAVSLLLLKTAALADLPQGRWLGLLLACGWGRWAQQVAIARYPYLKPTGKGAFHKQAIPSLWNTLPSLLLLLGLSALPMWFPFLLSPFSSILYPLFCLAIALIVPAWFHHKLGGHTGDTYGATVEWTEALVLVLLTTMF is encoded by the coding sequence ATGATGATTTGGTCTAGGTTCGTAGCGGCGATCGTGTTTTACACAGCAATTCCGCTGTCCATGGCTGAGAATGGGGAATTTCAAACGGTATCTAAACTGGCACCCATTGTTGGACTAATGATCGGGGGGGTGTTGGGAGGTTTAGATCAGGGGTTGGCTGTTATGGGGATGCCGTTGTTCACTCGTAGTGCCGTAGTTGTTGTGAGTTGGATTGTCCTGACAGGTGGGCTACACCTTGATGGAGCAATGGACACTGCCGATGGTTTGGCCGTCACCAATCCCGATCGCCGCTTACAGGTTATGTCCGATAGTGCAACTGGAGCCTTTGGAGCGATGGCTGCCGTTTCCCTGCTATTACTGAAAACGGCCGCTTTGGCTGACCTACCCCAAGGGCGTTGGCTTGGGTTGCTGTTGGCATGTGGGTGGGGACGCTGGGCCCAACAAGTTGCGATCGCCCGCTACCCGTACCTCAAACCTACTGGCAAAGGTGCATTTCACAAACAAGCGATTCCATCCCTTTGGAACACCCTGCCCTCACTGCTGCTGCTGTTGGGGCTAAGTGCTTTGCCGATGTGGTTCCCGTTCCTGTTGTCCCCCTTCTCTTCTATCCTTTACCCATTATTCTGTCTTGCGATCGCGTTGATTGTGCCCGCTTGGTTTCACCACAAACTGGGTGGGCATACAGGAGATACCTATGGAGCAACAGTGGAATGGACGGAAGCGCTAGTTCTGGTGCTATTAACAACTATGTTCTGA